A genomic window from Hippocampus zosterae strain Florida chromosome 13, ASM2543408v3, whole genome shotgun sequence includes:
- the pnpla6 gene encoding patatin-like phospholipase domain-containing protein 6 isoform X2, with amino-acid sequence MGQSTSEQEVQTDSPEDKFNDIKSFVEEELQTSMMMGIVIGAGVAIVLIAILIFFILRRIHLRNLEAQEAPKYRFRKRDKVMFYGRKIMRKVSQSTSSLVGTSSSSRPRLKKKQKMLNIAKKILRFKKEVPTLQAKEPPPSVLEADLTEFDVANSHLPSEVLYMLKNVRVLGHFEKPLFLELCKHMVFVQFQQGEYVFRPGQPDSSIYVVQDGKLELCLTGMDGKESVVKEVFPGDSVHSLLSILDVITGHQKPYRTVSARAAEVSTVLRLPVEAFLSIFEKYPESLVRVVQIIMVRLQRVTVLALHNYLGLTNELFSHELHPSRQPPPSPHPTRTSPIRHGKRFGSLTVPEEQREAIIKGDQAKDGATLSRTISMPVDIAGLQKGLRSDFDMAYERGRISVSAEDGNTPPNFSRSVSQDQRERKVTVDEVPSGIYLYPEEETGVDNIFTTVTCRSNSALFEEAQKEVLKLMKIEDPSLLNGKVTLHHAKAGAVLARQGDQDVSLHFVLSGCLHVYQRMINKQEAVCLFVTHPGEMVGQLAVLTGEPLIFTIKAIRDCTYLKISKSDFYEIMREQPSVVLSAAHTVAIRMSPFVRQMDFAIDWMAVEAGRALYRQDDQSDCTYIILNGRLRSVIRKANGKKELVGEYGRGDLIGVVEALTRQPRATTVHAVRDTELVKLPEGTLNNIKRRYPQVVTRLIHLLGQKILGNLQQGRGPFSGSALSLPSMKTSADVTNPASNLSTVAVLPVCDEVPINAFNLELSHALSAIGPTLLLTSDIIRERLGASALDSIYEYRLSGWLAQQEDLNRIVLYQTDNSMTPWTQRCIRQADCILIVGLGDQEPTVGELEQMLENTAVRALKQLILLHREDSSGPSRTVEWLNMRSWCSGHLHLKCPRRVFSRRSPSKLREVYEKVFEKTADRHSDFSRLARELTGNSIALVLGGGGARGCSHVGVIKAMEEAGIPIDIVGGTSIGSFIGALYAEERSAVRTKQRAREWSKAMNSVFKTVLDLTYPITSMFSGSAFNTSIYKVFQDKQAEDLWLPYFNVTTDITASAMRVHQDGCVWRYVRASASYTPYLPPLCDPKDGHLLVDGCYVNNVPGSLWRYVRASMTLSGYLPPLCDPKDGNLLMDGGYINNITADIARNMGAKTVIAIDVGSQDETDLCNYGDCLSGWWLLWKRINPWAEKVKVPDMAEIQSRLAYVSCVRQLEVVKKSAYCEYIRPPIDRFKTMDFGKFDEIYDVGFQHGKLLFTGWARGDIIENMLRDHRSADYNDSKRVDSCTCQGADFTDLAEIVSRIEPVQNYVSAEAEESDCLTEYEEDGIDAVREEEGQEEEEEAEDPEDQSPAEWGPNGIFQTDEEKSVRRRRKHTSDASEVSDC; translated from the exons ATGGGACAGAGTACCTCGGAACAAGAGGTCCAAACAGATTCTCCAGAG GACAAGTTTAATGACATCAAGTCCTTTGTGGAGGAGGAACTCCAGACCAGCATG aTGATGGGGATTGTGATTGGTGCTGGCGTTGCCATTGTCCTTATTGCCATCCTCATCTTCTTCATCCTGCGGCGGATCCACCTAAGAA ACCTAGAAGCACAGGAGGCTCCCAAGTACCGCTTTCGTAAAAGAGACAAAGTCATGTTCTATGGGCGAAAGATCATGCGTAAA GTCTCCCAGTCTACCTCCTCGCTGGTGGGTACATCGTCCTCCTCTCGACCACGCCTCAAAAAGAAGCAGAAGATGCTCAACATTgccaaaaa GATCCTGCGCTTTAAGAAGGAAGTGCCTACACTGCAGGCCAAGGAGCCTCCTCCCTCCGTACTGGAGGCAGATCTTACAGAATTTGACGTGGCCAACTCTCACCTTCCTTCGGAGGTGCTCTATATGCTTAAAAATGTCCG TGTGCTTGGCCACTTTGAGAAGCCCCTCTTTCTCGAGCTTTGCAAGCACATGGTGTTTGTACAGTTCCAACAAGGGGAGTATGTCTTCAGGCCCGGCCAGCCAGACAGCAGCATCTATGTGGTTCAAGATGGAAAATTAGAATTGTGCCTTACTGGAATG GATGGCAAAGAAAGCGTGGTAAAGGAGGTTTTCCCGGGAGACAGTGTCCACAGCCTCCTTAGCATTCTGGATGTCATCACT GGCCACCAGAAGCCTTACAGAACAGTGTCGGCACGGGCTGCTGAGGTCTCCACTGTTCTTCGTTTACCAGTAGAGGCCTTCCTGTCCATATTTGAGAAGTACCCCGAAAGCCTAGTGCGAGTAGTACAG ATTATCATGGTTCGGCTCCAGAGAGTTACAGTTTTAGCCCTTCACAACTACCTGGGCCTGACAAATGAACTCTTCAGCCAT GAATTGCATCCCTCACGTCAGCCACCTCCATCTCCTCACCCGACCCGCACCAGTCCCATCCGCCACGGCAAGCGCTTTGGCAGCCTGACAGTGCCTGAGGAGCAACGTGAAGCTATCATAAAAG GAGATCAAGCCAAGGATGGAGCTACTCTGAGTCGGACTATCTCTATGCCCGTGGATATTGCTG GTTTACAGAAAGGTTTGAGATCGGACTTTGACATGGCATATGAACGGGGACGGATCTCTGTGTCTGCAGAAGATGGCAACACCCCACCCAACTTTTCTCGG TCTGTTTCCCAGGACCAGCGGGAGAGGAAGGTGACAGTGGATGAGGTTCCTTCGGGGATTTACTTGTATCCAGAGGAAGAGACAGGGGTGGATAATATTTTCACAACTGTAACCTGTCGATCCAATTCAGCGTTGTTTGAGGAAGCACAGAAAGAGGTCCTTAAGCTCATGAAGATTGAG GACCCCTCGCTGTTAAATGGGAAAGTTACTTTACACCATGCTAAAGCTGGAGCTGTCTTGGCCAGACAGGGAGATCAG GATGTGAGTCTGCACTTTGTTCTGTCCGGATGCCTGCACGTCTATCAGCGGATGATAAATAAGCAGGAAGCCGTCTGCCTGTTTGTGACCCACCCAGGGGAGATGGTGGGACAGCTTGCTGTGCTTACTGGGGAGCCTCTTATTTTCACCATCAAGGCCATACGGGACTGTACTTACCTCAAGATATCCAAATCTGATTTCTATGA GATTATGAGGGAGCAGCCCAGCGTGGTGTTGAGTGCAGCGCACACTGTGGCCATCCGTATGTCACCATTTGTCAGACAGATGGACTTTGCTATTGACTGGATGGCTGTGGAAGCAGGTAGAGCTCTCTACAG ACAGGATGATCAGTCGGACTGCACATACATCATTCTCAATGGACGTCTGCGTTCAGTCATCCGCAAGGCAAATGGCAAGAAAGAACTCGTGGGGGAATATGGAAGAGGAGACCTGATTGGAGTG GTGGAGGCATTAACCAGACAGCCGCGAGCAACGACTGTGCATGCCGTAAGAGACACTGAATTGGTCAAGCTGCCCGAGGGAACACTCAACAACATCAAAAGAAGATATcctcag GTGGTGACGAGGTTGATCCACTTACTTGGCCAGAAAATTCTGGGGAACCTCCAACAGGGTCGAGGCCCATTCTCAG GCTCAGCCCTGAGTCTGCCCAGTATGAAAACAAGTGCTGATGTAACCAACCCTGCCAGCAACCTCTCGACTGTGGCTGTGCTACCAGTATGTGATGAAGTGCCAATCAATGCATTCAACCTGGAGCTCAGCCATGCCCTCAGCGCCATTG GGCCaactttgctgttgaccagtgacATCATCAGAGAGAGACTTGGAGCATCTGCCTTGGACAG CATCTATGAGTACCGCCTGTCTGGCTGGTTGGCCCAGCAGGAGGACCTCAATCGAATTGTCTTGTACCAGACTGACAACAGCATGACCCCATGGACTCAGCGCTGCATTCGTCAGGCAGATTGCATCCTTATTGTTGGACTGGGAGACCAGGAACCAACAGTTGGCGAG TTGGAGCAGATGCTGGAAAACACAGCAGTCCGTGCATTGAAACAGCTGATCCTTCTTCACAGAGAAGATAGTTCAGGTCCTTCCAGGACAGTCGAGTGGCTTAACATGCGTAGCTGGTGCTCGGGGCATCTTCACCTGAAGTGTCCTCGCAGGGTCTTTTCCAGACGCAGCCCCAGCAAACTG AGAGAGGTTTACGAAAAGGTTTTTGAGAAAACAGCAGATAGACACAGTGATTTCTCTCGGCTGGCCCGAGAGCTGACCGGAAACAGTATAGCTCTTGTGCTGGGAGGTGGCGGAGCAAG AGGTTGTTCTCACGTGGGTGTAATTAAAGCTATGGAGGAAGCGGGGATTCCCATTGACATTGTTGGTGGAACGTCTATTGGATCATTCATTGGTGCACTGTACGCTGAAGAGAGGAGTGCTGTCAGAACCAAGCAGAGAGCCAGAGAGTGGTCAAAG GCCATGAACTCAGTATTCAAAACAGTCTTGGACCTGACCTATCCCATCACCTCCATGTTCTCTGGCTCTGCATTCAATACGAGCATCTACAAGGTTTTTCAGGACAAGCAAGCTGAG GACTTGTGGCTGCCGTATTTCAACGTCACTACGGATATCACAGCATCTGCCATGCGTGTTCACCAAGATG GTTGCGTCTGGCGATATGTTAGAGCCAGTGCCTCGTACACCCCCTATTTACCTCCCCTCTGCGACCCCAAGGATGGCCATTTGCTTGTGGACGGTTGCTATGTAAACAATGTCCCAG GCTCTCTGTGGCGCTATGTGCGAGCGAGCATGACCCTATCTGGGTACCTGCCGCCTCTCTGCGACCCCAAAGATGGGAACTTGCTTATGGATGGTGGCTACATCAACAAT ATCACAGCGGATATTGCGAGGAACATGGGCGCCAAAACAGTCATTGCCATTGATGTGGGAAGCCAGGATGAGACAGACCTCTGTAACTATGGCGACTGTCTGTCTGGCTGGTGGTTACTGTGGAAACGAATCAATCCTTGGGCCGAAAAAGTCAAG GTGCCAGACATGGCAGAGATCCAGTCTCGGCTCGCCTATGTGTCTTGTGTGCGGCAATTAGAGGTGGTCAAGAAAAGTGCTTATTGCGAGTACATTAGACCGCCCATTGATCGTTTCAAGACCATGGACTTTGGCAAGTTTGACGAGATTTAT gATGTGGGCTTCCAGCACGGTAAGCTGTTGTTCACTGGCTGGGCCCGAGGTGACATCATTGAAAACATGCTAAGGGATCATCGATCTGCTGACTACAACGACAGCAAAAGAGTTGAT TCATGCACGTGCCAAGGAGCCGACTTCACAGACCTTGCAGAGATTGTCTCCAGGATCGAGCCAGTCCAAAACTATGTTTCTGCTGAGG CGGAGGAGTCAGACTGTCTGACGGAGTATGAGGAGGACGGGATAGATGCTGTGAGAGAGGAGGAAGgacaagaggaggaagaagaggcagaAGACCCAGAGGACCAGTCCCCGGCAGAGTGGGGACCGAATGGAATCTTCCAGACT GATGAGGAAAAATCAGTGAGGCGACGTCGGAAACACACCAGCGACGCCTCCGAAGTCTCTGACTGCTGA
- the pnpla6 gene encoding patatin-like phospholipase domain-containing protein 6 isoform X7: MGQSTSEQEVQTDSPEDKFNDIKSFVEEELQTSMMMGIVIGAGVAIVLIAILIFFILRRIHLRNLEAQEAPKYRFRKRDKVMFYGRKIMRKVSQSTSSLVGTSSSSRPRLKKKQKMLNIAKKILRFKKEVPTLQAKEPPPSVLEADLTEFDVANSHLPSEVLYMLKNVRVLGHFEKPLFLELCKHMVFVQFQQGEYVFRPGQPDSSIYVVQDGKLELCLTGMDGKESVVKEVFPGDSVHSLLSILDVITGHQKPYRTVSARAAEVSTVLRLPVEAFLSIFEKYPESLVRVVQIIMVRLQRVTVLALHNYLGLTNELFSHELHPSRQPPPSPHPTRTSPIRHGKRFGSLTVPEEQREAIIKGDLAGDQAKDGATLSRTISMPVDIAGLQKGLRSDFDMAYERGRISVSAEDGNTPPNFSRSVSQDQRERKVTVDEVPSGIYLYPEEETGVDNIFTTVTCRSNSALFEEAQKEVLKLMKIEDPSLLNGKVTLHHAKAGAVLARQGDQDVSLHFVLSGCLHVYQRMINKQEAVCLFVTHPGEMVGQLAVLTGEPLIFTIKAIRDCTYLKISKSDFYEIMREQPSVVLSAAHTVAIRMSPFVRQMDFAIDWMAVEAGRALYRQDDQSDCTYIILNGRLRSVIRKANGKKELVGEYGRGDLIGVVEALTRQPRATTVHAVRDTELVKLPEGTLNNIKRRYPQVVTRLIHLLGQKILGNLQQGRGPFSGSALSLPSMKTSADVTNPASNLSTVAVLPVCDEVPINAFNLELSHALSAIGPTLLLTSDIIRERLGASALDSIYEYRLSGWLAQQEDLNRIVLYQTDNSMTPWTQRCIRQADCILIVGLGDQEPTVGELEQMLENTAVRALKQLILLHREDSSGPSRTVEWLNMRSWCSGHLHLKCPRRVFSRRSPSKLREVYEKVFEKTADRHSDFSRLARELTGNSIALVLGGGGARGCSHVGVIKAMEEAGIPIDIVGGTSIGSFIGALYAEERSAVRTKQRAREWSKAMNSVFKTVLDLTYPITSMFSGSAFNTSIYKVFQDKQAEDLWLPYFNVTTDITASAMRVHQDADIARNMGAKTVIAIDVGSQDETDLCNYGDCLSGWWLLWKRINPWAEKVKVPDMAEIQSRLAYVSCVRQLEVVKKSAYCEYIRPPIDRFKTMDFGKFDEIYDVGFQHGKLLFTGWARGDIIENMLRDHRSADYNDSKRVDSCTCQGADFTDLAEIVSRIEPVQNYVSAEAEESDCLTEYEEDGIDAVREEEGQEEEEEAEDPEDQSPAEWGPNGIFQTDEEKSVRRRRKHTSDASEVSDC; the protein is encoded by the exons ATGGGACAGAGTACCTCGGAACAAGAGGTCCAAACAGATTCTCCAGAG GACAAGTTTAATGACATCAAGTCCTTTGTGGAGGAGGAACTCCAGACCAGCATG aTGATGGGGATTGTGATTGGTGCTGGCGTTGCCATTGTCCTTATTGCCATCCTCATCTTCTTCATCCTGCGGCGGATCCACCTAAGAA ACCTAGAAGCACAGGAGGCTCCCAAGTACCGCTTTCGTAAAAGAGACAAAGTCATGTTCTATGGGCGAAAGATCATGCGTAAA GTCTCCCAGTCTACCTCCTCGCTGGTGGGTACATCGTCCTCCTCTCGACCACGCCTCAAAAAGAAGCAGAAGATGCTCAACATTgccaaaaa GATCCTGCGCTTTAAGAAGGAAGTGCCTACACTGCAGGCCAAGGAGCCTCCTCCCTCCGTACTGGAGGCAGATCTTACAGAATTTGACGTGGCCAACTCTCACCTTCCTTCGGAGGTGCTCTATATGCTTAAAAATGTCCG TGTGCTTGGCCACTTTGAGAAGCCCCTCTTTCTCGAGCTTTGCAAGCACATGGTGTTTGTACAGTTCCAACAAGGGGAGTATGTCTTCAGGCCCGGCCAGCCAGACAGCAGCATCTATGTGGTTCAAGATGGAAAATTAGAATTGTGCCTTACTGGAATG GATGGCAAAGAAAGCGTGGTAAAGGAGGTTTTCCCGGGAGACAGTGTCCACAGCCTCCTTAGCATTCTGGATGTCATCACT GGCCACCAGAAGCCTTACAGAACAGTGTCGGCACGGGCTGCTGAGGTCTCCACTGTTCTTCGTTTACCAGTAGAGGCCTTCCTGTCCATATTTGAGAAGTACCCCGAAAGCCTAGTGCGAGTAGTACAG ATTATCATGGTTCGGCTCCAGAGAGTTACAGTTTTAGCCCTTCACAACTACCTGGGCCTGACAAATGAACTCTTCAGCCAT GAATTGCATCCCTCACGTCAGCCACCTCCATCTCCTCACCCGACCCGCACCAGTCCCATCCGCCACGGCAAGCGCTTTGGCAGCCTGACAGTGCCTGAGGAGCAACGTGAAGCTATCATAAAAGGTGATTTAGCCG GAGATCAAGCCAAGGATGGAGCTACTCTGAGTCGGACTATCTCTATGCCCGTGGATATTGCTG GTTTACAGAAAGGTTTGAGATCGGACTTTGACATGGCATATGAACGGGGACGGATCTCTGTGTCTGCAGAAGATGGCAACACCCCACCCAACTTTTCTCGG TCTGTTTCCCAGGACCAGCGGGAGAGGAAGGTGACAGTGGATGAGGTTCCTTCGGGGATTTACTTGTATCCAGAGGAAGAGACAGGGGTGGATAATATTTTCACAACTGTAACCTGTCGATCCAATTCAGCGTTGTTTGAGGAAGCACAGAAAGAGGTCCTTAAGCTCATGAAGATTGAG GACCCCTCGCTGTTAAATGGGAAAGTTACTTTACACCATGCTAAAGCTGGAGCTGTCTTGGCCAGACAGGGAGATCAG GATGTGAGTCTGCACTTTGTTCTGTCCGGATGCCTGCACGTCTATCAGCGGATGATAAATAAGCAGGAAGCCGTCTGCCTGTTTGTGACCCACCCAGGGGAGATGGTGGGACAGCTTGCTGTGCTTACTGGGGAGCCTCTTATTTTCACCATCAAGGCCATACGGGACTGTACTTACCTCAAGATATCCAAATCTGATTTCTATGA GATTATGAGGGAGCAGCCCAGCGTGGTGTTGAGTGCAGCGCACACTGTGGCCATCCGTATGTCACCATTTGTCAGACAGATGGACTTTGCTATTGACTGGATGGCTGTGGAAGCAGGTAGAGCTCTCTACAG ACAGGATGATCAGTCGGACTGCACATACATCATTCTCAATGGACGTCTGCGTTCAGTCATCCGCAAGGCAAATGGCAAGAAAGAACTCGTGGGGGAATATGGAAGAGGAGACCTGATTGGAGTG GTGGAGGCATTAACCAGACAGCCGCGAGCAACGACTGTGCATGCCGTAAGAGACACTGAATTGGTCAAGCTGCCCGAGGGAACACTCAACAACATCAAAAGAAGATATcctcag GTGGTGACGAGGTTGATCCACTTACTTGGCCAGAAAATTCTGGGGAACCTCCAACAGGGTCGAGGCCCATTCTCAG GCTCAGCCCTGAGTCTGCCCAGTATGAAAACAAGTGCTGATGTAACCAACCCTGCCAGCAACCTCTCGACTGTGGCTGTGCTACCAGTATGTGATGAAGTGCCAATCAATGCATTCAACCTGGAGCTCAGCCATGCCCTCAGCGCCATTG GGCCaactttgctgttgaccagtgacATCATCAGAGAGAGACTTGGAGCATCTGCCTTGGACAG CATCTATGAGTACCGCCTGTCTGGCTGGTTGGCCCAGCAGGAGGACCTCAATCGAATTGTCTTGTACCAGACTGACAACAGCATGACCCCATGGACTCAGCGCTGCATTCGTCAGGCAGATTGCATCCTTATTGTTGGACTGGGAGACCAGGAACCAACAGTTGGCGAG TTGGAGCAGATGCTGGAAAACACAGCAGTCCGTGCATTGAAACAGCTGATCCTTCTTCACAGAGAAGATAGTTCAGGTCCTTCCAGGACAGTCGAGTGGCTTAACATGCGTAGCTGGTGCTCGGGGCATCTTCACCTGAAGTGTCCTCGCAGGGTCTTTTCCAGACGCAGCCCCAGCAAACTG AGAGAGGTTTACGAAAAGGTTTTTGAGAAAACAGCAGATAGACACAGTGATTTCTCTCGGCTGGCCCGAGAGCTGACCGGAAACAGTATAGCTCTTGTGCTGGGAGGTGGCGGAGCAAG AGGTTGTTCTCACGTGGGTGTAATTAAAGCTATGGAGGAAGCGGGGATTCCCATTGACATTGTTGGTGGAACGTCTATTGGATCATTCATTGGTGCACTGTACGCTGAAGAGAGGAGTGCTGTCAGAACCAAGCAGAGAGCCAGAGAGTGGTCAAAG GCCATGAACTCAGTATTCAAAACAGTCTTGGACCTGACCTATCCCATCACCTCCATGTTCTCTGGCTCTGCATTCAATACGAGCATCTACAAGGTTTTTCAGGACAAGCAAGCTGAG GACTTGTGGCTGCCGTATTTCAACGTCACTACGGATATCACAGCATCTGCCATGCGTGTTCACCAAGATG CGGATATTGCGAGGAACATGGGCGCCAAAACAGTCATTGCCATTGATGTGGGAAGCCAGGATGAGACAGACCTCTGTAACTATGGCGACTGTCTGTCTGGCTGGTGGTTACTGTGGAAACGAATCAATCCTTGGGCCGAAAAAGTCAAG GTGCCAGACATGGCAGAGATCCAGTCTCGGCTCGCCTATGTGTCTTGTGTGCGGCAATTAGAGGTGGTCAAGAAAAGTGCTTATTGCGAGTACATTAGACCGCCCATTGATCGTTTCAAGACCATGGACTTTGGCAAGTTTGACGAGATTTAT gATGTGGGCTTCCAGCACGGTAAGCTGTTGTTCACTGGCTGGGCCCGAGGTGACATCATTGAAAACATGCTAAGGGATCATCGATCTGCTGACTACAACGACAGCAAAAGAGTTGAT TCATGCACGTGCCAAGGAGCCGACTTCACAGACCTTGCAGAGATTGTCTCCAGGATCGAGCCAGTCCAAAACTATGTTTCTGCTGAGG CGGAGGAGTCAGACTGTCTGACGGAGTATGAGGAGGACGGGATAGATGCTGTGAGAGAGGAGGAAGgacaagaggaggaagaagaggcagaAGACCCAGAGGACCAGTCCCCGGCAGAGTGGGGACCGAATGGAATCTTCCAGACT GATGAGGAAAAATCAGTGAGGCGACGTCGGAAACACACCAGCGACGCCTCCGAAGTCTCTGACTGCTGA